One window of the Scyliorhinus canicula chromosome 25, sScyCan1.1, whole genome shotgun sequence genome contains the following:
- the LOC119957233 gene encoding alpha-N-acetylgalactosaminide alpha-2,6-sialyltransferase 3-like, whose translation MLGSGLGAEIDQSECVWRMNAAPTEGFEADVGSKTTVRVVSHTSTPWLLRQEVFTSHLNTSIYIFWGPQRNMRRDGKGLVYNMLRNVQNRFPSAKLYTLTEEQMRYCDSAFKKATGKDSTGWFTFILGMEACSSIHVYGMINNTYCSTEGHRDVPYHYYEPSGQEECAEYYLHENAKYGGHRFITEKSVFAKWAKERNIKFFSPTWQIS comes from the exons ATGTTGGGCAGTGGCCTGGGAGCAGAGATTGACCAATCGGAGTGCGTGTGGAGGATGAATGCCGCACCCACAGAAGGCTTTGAGGCTGACGTGGGCAGCAAGACCACGGTGAGAGTGGTGTCGCACACCAGCACCCCCTGGCTGCTCCGACAGGAAGTGTTCACCTCCCACCTCAACACCTCCATCTACATCTTCTGGGGCCCTCAGCGCAACATGAGGCGCGATGGAAAGGGGTTGGTCTATAACATGCTGCGGAACGTTCAAAACCGCTTCCCCTCTGCCAAGCTCTACACTCTGACAGAGGAACAGATGCGATACTGTGACAGTGCCTTCAAAAAGGCAACGGGGAAAGACAG CACTGGCTGGTTTACCTTTATCTTGGGGATGGAAGCTTGCAGCAGTATCCATGTGTACGGGATGATCAACAACACTTACTGCAG CACTGAAGGCCACAGAGATGTCCCGTATCATTACTACGAACCCAGTGGACAGGAGGAATGTGCCGAGTATTACCTGCATGAGAATGCCAAGTACGGTGGGCACCGGTTCATCACCGAGAAAAGTGTCTTTGCAAAATGGGCGAAGGAGAGGAACATCAAGTTCTTCAGTCCTACCTGGCAAATTTCCTGA